The sequence below is a genomic window from ANME-2 cluster archaeon.
TAGGGTGTATTCCTCCCAGTACAACCTTTTTCCCCATTTGTCTTAACAAATCGCCTAATCTGTAACACCAAGTAATGGTAGCGGTCATTGAGCTCAGGCAGATGAGGTCGGCATCGATATCTTCTGGTCTGGGTTCGTGGATGTTGGCATCGATTAATTCGAGTTCAACACCGGACATAGCTTTTACCGTGAGAGCTCCTAAGTAATCGAGAATAGGGGGTACCATAGGTACACGACCTGAAAAGGGAAACGGGGGAGAAATGATAATTACTTTCATGAGTATAATTTTAGTGGAATGCCATGCTGTATCCCAGATACGCACCGATGCCAAAAATGACCAGGAGGATAACGTGCTTGGTTATCAGCATCTTCCTGCGGGCCTGTTCTGTTTCTTCCCCATAGAAGTTATCCACATATGTAAAAGACCGAATTCCCCCTGTGGCAAAGATGATTAGAACAGCTGCGATAGTGGTCCAGAAGAAGAAGCGTTCCAGGATATTGAGTGGTTCTGCAATTGTTTGATATTCGTGATGGAATCTATGCAGGGAATAAATGACTATCATGGCCGCTAGCCAGAAACCGGTAGCAAGGTCGTGAATAAATCCATTCAGGACAACCATAGTATGTTTGAGATTAAACATTTTGATCCACCTTTAATTTCAGTCATATTACAATTATATTTCACTGATGGTACTGTTCAACAGGTCTGCCAGCACATTTGCATAACCAGTGGTTGATATGTTCCCTTTTTCTTTAAATATCTGCCTTTATAATTTCAAGCAGGTACCTTCCTTTACCTTGAGCCTGTTGAAAATATACTATGTCATTACCGGTTCGACAAAAACCTTTATCAACCCCTCCCCCCATAAATCCCCCACCAATCATGAAAAAGAAACTCTATGTGCCCCATCCCGGACATTATGAAGGGCTGGAGCAGTTACTGGCTGACTCAAAGAACATTTATTCAATTTATATGGCAGGTTCCCCGGATTATATAGGCACGGGCCGCGTCAATCTGGGGCATGCAAGTCTTGAGGAGATTGCCAGACATACTCAATACTGCCATAATAAGGGTGTCAAGATAGAGATGGTGCTGAACAGTTCGTGCATGGGCGGCCAGCAGCTTACTCCTGAAGGATATAATCTCCTCCACTGGTACCTTTCAAACCTCGAAGAGATTGGTGTCGACACGGTAGTGGTAGCTGATCCTTACCTTGTAGAAATGTTGGACCAGGAGTTCAATATCCCGTCAGTGGTCAGTGTACTCGCATTCGTGGACAGCCCCCAGAAAGCCGAGTTCTATGAACAACTGGGTGCTTCGTCCATTGTGGTGGACTCGAACGTGAACCGTCATTTCGACGTGCTGGAAGCTATCAGGGATGCAGTTGACTGCGAGCTAAAACTGCTTGTCAATGAAGGTTGCCTGTACCGCTGTCCATTCAGGTACGCCCACTTTAATTTCTTCTCTCATGTTAACGGACCGCCCCCACGTCCCAATGTCCAGGATGACTATTATTACAACAAGTGCCTCACGCTGCGCATCAAAGACCCCTCACTTATCATCAAATCACCATTTATCAGACCGGAAGACCTTCCGGAATATGCTCATATTACAGACGTTTTCAAGATAGGCGGGCGCTCACATTTATTGAACTGGATACTGAACTGTGTAGACGCCTATGCCAGTGAGAGTTATGATGGCAACCTGATGGACCTGATGGACTGTCCAAAGGACCTGGTAGACCTGTTCAATATACCTAACAGGGCACTTGACGGTGCTATCAAACAGTGGAAGCAACACAGTACAGTATGCCACACCTGCGGTTATTGCCAGCGCCTTACAGAGAAGGTTACACAAATGTACAGCCGTATGGGTACTCCTGATGAAAAGCTTGAGCAATGGATTACATTAACCAAAAAAGGGATTGATACCTGATGACACTGGATAATCTTCTTAAAACCAGAGCTGACCTGGAGGAACGTATCAGGAAGCTTATCGGCCGGGCAGCAATGATCATTGAACTTGACCTGTTTGCACTCCCCTGTGGCTGTTCGGGATATACGGCAAATACTCGCGGTCTGGGCCTGGACGACCTGGAAGTTTTCGAGGAACATTTTCTCAAATTGTTACATGAAAGTGCTCAAGCTGTGGATGTATCACCGGGTTTTGTGTTTGCCAGGATAATCCCGGGCACGCAGGAAATTGCTGCCCTGAATGTACGCGAACTGTGCCCGCGCTGCTACTCGGATTTCGCAGCAACCAGCGGAAAACGTCCCAGACCGGATATCTATATATTCCATCTTGCAAGACGGAAACGATAGTTTCACAATAGTACATTATCAGAAAAATAAATATATATAGACATATTATATATAATAAAATACAGATGAGCAATTATTATTTATCATATTGGAAATCGTATCATATAATATATATTTATTTAAAATCGTTATTCATAACGATAAAAAATGCATGTACCAAGTAATTAGTATGTTAAAGAGGGGATATCTAAATTGAATAAAAACCGTATTTTAGGATATATCCTATTGTTGTTTTTCTTCCTGGTCCTGTCAGCGGGCAGTGTAAGTGCAGATGATATATATGATGAGAAAATTTCAGAAGGGGACGGCTATCAGATTAACAACTATTTTATTGAAGTGTCTGACATTACCTCATTAGATGGTTCCCTATCACTGGATATAAACATCTACCAATTAAAATCAGATGGTACAAATGACAAATTAACTGTGTCAAAGACCATTGAAAATAAAAAAAAACGAGTGAAATATCTTAGCGGTTCAGTTGAAATACTGGTGAATGAAAAGAACCTCTCCTCACAGTATGCAATTGTGGATATCAAAACCACAGGTATAAGTGTGGAATATAAAAAAGCAGTTTCCGGCGGTGTTTCAAATGCGATGTATATCGGGGAACCATCCCTCACACTTACAAAAGAAGTGGATAAATCCTCAGTCGATATCGGAGACACTATCAGAATAACTATCAAAGCCAGAAATACCGGTAGCGGTACTGCAAAGCGCATCAGCATTGATCCAGGCATCACACCGGGTTTTACCTTTAAGTCCAGTATATACACCACGTATCCGACAGATTTGCCTGTTGGGACTTCATATACGCAGATGTATATCTATGAGGTCGAAGCTGCCAAAAGCGGCACTTATACTCTCAGCCCTGCCATTGCCACCTATTCTTCTTC
It includes:
- a CDS encoding cobalamin B12-binding domain-containing protein, whose translation is MVPPILDYLGALTVKAMSGVELELIDANIHEPRPEDIDADLICLSSMTATITWCYRLGDLLRQMGKKVVLGGIHP
- a CDS encoding U32 family peptidase, with the translated sequence MMKKKLYVPHPGHYEGLEQLLADSKNIYSIYMAGSPDYIGTGRVNLGHASLEEIARHTQYCHNKGVKIEMVLNSSCMGGQQLTPEGYNLLHWYLSNLEEIGVDTVVVADPYLVEMLDQEFNIPSVVSVLAFVDSPQKAEFYEQLGASSIVVDSNVNRHFDVLEAIRDAVDCELKLLVNEGCLYRCPFRYAHFNFFSHVNGPPPRPNVQDDYYYNKCLTLRIKDPSLIIKSPFIRPEDLPEYAHITDVFKIGGRSHLLNWILNCVDAYASESYDGNLMDLMDCPKDLVDLFNIPNRALDGAIKQWKQHSTVCHTCGYCQRLTEKVTQMYSRMGTPDEKLEQWITLTKKGIDT
- a CDS encoding DUF5402 family protein, producing the protein MTLDNLLKTRADLEERIRKLIGRAAMIIELDLFALPCGCSGYTANTRGLGLDDLEVFEEHFLKLLHESAQAVDVSPGFVFARIIPGTQEIAALNVRELCPRCYSDFAATSGKRPRPDIYIFHLARRKR